A DNA window from Macadamia integrifolia cultivar HAES 741 chromosome 4, SCU_Mint_v3, whole genome shotgun sequence contains the following coding sequences:
- the LOC122075248 gene encoding protein POOR HOMOLOGOUS SYNAPSIS 1, whose amino-acid sequence MAGAFSLPAETGNVEASFTVIEEHWEVEFSRFFNFPSLPSTSLLLKPLRESIKNRVRGTWLSSSSTASLHLLTNHLSPEFILVVSLRGKIYEEHFISNLHFSWPQVSCVYQCPTKGSRVVFASYRDSVGQIQKFALRFIASSEAKTFINVLKERLKDLIDIGNPQNNIRSEISSEFSSPNGFQCRAEEDASHVTPDVSYATPALTYTPQMLALDYKAAQTPCSQEPVPACNSESISPSLPPSFTALLASCCTEAEQEQPKVPEDVDIMTQITKCMLDSSFNDVLIKVEKVISEMGGDLSI is encoded by the exons ATGGCGGGAGCTTTTTCGCTCCCAGCTGAGACTGGAAATGTTGAGGCTTCATTCACCGTCATTGAAGAGCACTGGGAGGTGGAGTTCTCTCGCTTCTTcaacttcccttcccttccttccacttctcttcttcttaaaCCTCTTCGGGAATCCATAAAAAATCGTGTGAGAGGTACCTGGCTTTCTTCATCATCAACTGCTTCTCTGCATCTCCTCACCAATCACTTGAGCCCTGAATTCATCCTTGTTGTATCTCTCCGAGGAAAAATCTAT GAAGAACATTTCATTTCCAATCTGCATTTCTCCTGGCCCCAGGTGTCGTGTGTCTACCAGTGCCCAACCAAAGGAAGCAGAGTCGTATTTGCTAGCTACAGAGATAGTGTAGGCCAG ATCCAGAAGTTTGCTTTGCGTTTTATAGCATCTTCTGAAGCAAAAACATTCATAAATGTTTTAAAG gaAAGGTTGAAGGACTTGATAGATATTGGGAATCCACAAAACAATATCAGATCTGAGATTTCATCTGAGTTCTCATCTCCAAATGGATTCCAGTGCAG AGCTGAGGAGGATGCAAGCCATGTGACTCCTGATGTTAGTTATGCGACTCCTGCTCTTACTTATACTCCTCAGATGCTGGCATTGGACTACAAAGCAGCGCAGACGCCATGTTCACAGGAACCAGTGCCTGCTTGTAACTCTGAAAGTATTTCACCTTCCCTGCCTCCCAGCTTTACTGCCTTACTTGCCAGCTGTTGTACTGAGGCTGAACAAG AGCAACCAAAGGTACCAGAAGACGTTGACATTATGACTCAAATCACG AAATGCATGTTGGACTCTTCCTTTAACG ATGTGCTGATTAAAGTGGAGAAAGTTATCAGTGAAATGGGAGGTGATTTGTCAATATAA
- the LOC122075441 gene encoding early nodulin-like protein 2, with product MASLSATKVCKFSFFAILFLTTVATVSVSAVEFYVGGNRGWVKPTGTETETYEEWANQNRFHVGDSLYFKYQNDSVLMVNYKDYKNCDVSNPISKFNDGETVYRFDRYGFFYFISGEPGHCKSGQRLDIRVMVHPRIEPTGSAPSPGSGSGGAGGGTGGGAAAAPATPNSTVKLAVGSYFKSAIGGMIVFFYCLFM from the exons ATGGCTTCTCTTTCAGCAACCAAGGTTTGCAAATTTTCGTTCTTCGCCATTCTTTTCCTGACCACCGTAGCTACCGTCTCTGTGTCTGCTGTGGAGTTCTATGTCGGAGGTAACAGGGGTTGGGTTAAACCCACTGGAACCGAGACCGAGACCTACGAAGAATGGGCCAATCAGAACAGATTTCACGTCGGAGATTCCCTCT ATTTCAAGTACCAAAATGATTCCGTGCTTATGGTGAACTACAAAGACTACAAGAACTGCGACGTTTCGAATCCGATATCCAAATTTAACGACGGGGAGACAGTTTACAGATTTGATCGTTATGGTTTCTTCTACTTCATCAGTGGAGAGCCCGGGCACTGCAAATCCGGTCAGAGACTTGATATTAGGGTTATGGTTCACCCTCGAATAGAGCCAACCGGTTCGGCTCCCTCGCCAGGATCAGGCAGTGGTGGAGCCGGTGGTGGAACAGGTGGTGGCGCCGCTGCAGCACCGGCTACTCCAAATTCTACAGTTAAACTCGCAGTTGGATCTTATTTCAAGTCTGCCATTGGGGGCATGATTgtctttttctattgtttgtttaTGTAG
- the LOC122076459 gene encoding anthranilate phosphoribosyltransferase, with protein sequence MRALVNPNPSCSSSSILSNHCYRTRNFTNSPNQISLHFSKNLQDCSIRSRRTTSVNLALDSETLDQLGLSESASDIRNPAISSSYRNSKIPKPNQTLLDAQARVCTGPTQTRPLGEEQANKVLDTILKSETGELKDEEEVSRAQLGAFFAAMTIRANSFPEATQWSEGERRAMNKFWPLLHRILSPDVIFIADPEGSIMGSSIGPHYVGSNTTEMRMVGALREVLAGGHLGYEEVQGVLRDVLPLSSEDLESARVSESLFSAFLIGQRMNRETVRELKAYCLAFDDELGPPPVADVRSLTHYGEPYDGNTRYFRSTLFVAAVRASYGESCLLHGVDWMPPKGGITEEQMLKFMGADTHLSPSQAKKLLEDEDIGFAYISQREAQPSLFSLIGLREHIKKRPPLATSEKVQQFVRARGREAIVTGFYHEGYEDMLLMLMRRRGVHSGLVVKGEEGALSMTTRLRSESASKGLPVNYCSGFRSMSKASASEVDGVSRESFNLEVNARDYGFEPTDTPRTDRSVLRNLELGLAALRGEKGPAYDRIVLNAGMVDHLLGCDGADNVSTALERAREAIDSGKALKRLLNYIKISHMK encoded by the exons ATGAGAGCTCTAGTGAATCCGAATCCAAGTTGTTCTTCCTCCTCCATCCTTTCGAACCACTGCTATAGAACTCGGAATTTCACTAATTCACCAAATCAAATCTCTCTGCACTTCTCCAAGAACCTTCAAGACTGTTCCATTCGATCAAGGAGGACAACTTCTGTGAATCTCGCGTTGGATTCTGAGACTCTTGATCAATTAGGACTTTCGGAATCTGCTTCTGATATCCGAAATCCGGCGATCTCTTCCTCTTACCGCAATTCGAAGATTCCCAAACCGAATCAGACTCTGCTTGATGCTCAAGCTAGGGTTTGTACGGGGCCGACGCAGACGAGGCCGCTTGGCGAAGAGCAAGCTAACAAGGTCCTGGATACTATTCTCAAATCAG AAACTGGAGAGCtcaaggatgaagaagaagtttCTAGAGCACAACTTGGAGCTTTTTTCGCTGCAATGACAATACGAGCAAATTCCTTTCCGGAAGCTACCCAGTGGAGTGAAGGAGAAAGACGTGCGATGAACAAATTCTGGCCACTTCTGCATCGGATTCTTTCACCTGATGTAATTTTCATTGCTGATCCTGAAGGCTCAATAATGGGCAGTTCAATTGGACCACATTATGTGGGCAGTAACACTACTGAGATGAGGATGGTTGGTGCTTTGAGGGAAGTTTTGGCAGGGGGTCATCTTGGATATGAAGAGGTACAAGGTGTTCTTAGGGATGTTCTTCCATTAAGCTCAGAAGATCTTGAGTCTGCACGAGTGAGTGAGTCATTATTTTCAGCATTTCTGATTGGCCAGCGCATGAACAGAGAAACAGTTCGTGAACTTAAAGCATACTGTCTTGCATTTGATGATGAGCTCG GTCCTCCTCCTGTTGCTGATGTAAGATCTTTGACTCACTATGGCGAACCTTATGATGGAAACACACGTTACTTCAGGAGCACATTGTTTGTAGCTGCAGTAAGAGCCTCTTATGGGGAATCTTGCCTGCTCCATGGTGTAGATTGGATGCCACCTAAG GGAGGCATAACTGAAGAGCAAATGCTAAAGTTCATGGGAGCAGATACCCACTTATCCCCCTCACAGGCCAAAAAACTTCTTGAG gATGAGGACATTGGTTTCGCATACATAAGTCAACGTGAAGCTCAGCCATCTCT ATTTTCTTTAATAGGGCTGAGGGAGCACATAAAAAAGCGCCCACCTCTTGCAACATCTGAGAAGGTCCAGCAGTTTGTCAGG GCTCGTGGGAGAGAAGCTATTGTCACTGGATTCTATCATGAAGGTTACGAAGATATGTTGCTAATGCTCATGAGAAGAAGAGGTGTCCATTCAGGATTAGTGGTGAAG GGTGAGGAAGGTGCTCTGTCAATGACAACCAGACTGCGATCAGAAAGTGCATCAAAAGGCCTTCCGGTGAACTACTGCTCAGGGTTCCGTTCAATGAGCAAGGCATCAGCTTCTGAAGTTGATG GTGTTTCACGTGAGAGTTTCAATCTAGAGGTCAATGCTAGAGATTACGGCTTTGAACCCACAGATACTCCAAGAACTGATAGATCA GTTTTGAGAAATCTAGAGCTCGGGCTAGCAGCACTTCGTGGTGAAAAAGGACCGGCTTATGACCGCATTGTCTTGAATGCTGGAATGGTGGACCATTTGCTGGGATGTGATGGCGCTGATAATGTATCCACCGCACTGGAGAGAGCCAGAGAGGCCATAGATAGTGGCAAAGCCCTAAAGAGGCTTCTGAATTACATAAAGATCTCTCACATGAAGTGA
- the LOC122076461 gene encoding ribose-phosphate pyrophosphokinase 4: MAATLSRPSFSFRIPSSSCHLNFKTLNPSFLLVKPSHARSSEGKNQIISELKSFENSLKCSIDSISGTDHLHIVQNSSVVPMAATAAMDSPPKISKKVCLFYCTEMKELAERVAAESDAIELRSVTWRTFEDGFPNLFISNAHGIRGQHVAFLASFSSPGVIFEQLSVIYALPKMFISSFTLVLPFFPTGTFERMEEEGDVATAFTLARILSNIPISRGGPTSLVIFDIHALQERFYFGDNILPCFESGVPLLKNRLQQLPDSDNISVAFPDDGAWKRFHKQLQHFPTIVCTKVRDGNQRIVCLKEGDPKGRHVVIIDDLVQSGGTLIECQKMLAAHGAAKISAYVTHGIFPKKSWERFQRDSGGSPENGMSYFWITDSCPLTVKEVKSRPPFEVLSLSAPIAASLQIR; encoded by the exons ATGGCGGCTACTCTGTCACGTCCGTCTTTCTCGTTTAGAATTCCAAGCTCTTCTTGCCACCTcaatttcaaaaccctaaatccttcaTTTCTCCTCGTGAAACCTTCACACGCCCGATCCTCCGAGGGGAAGAATCAGATCATAAGTGAGCTCAAAAGCTTTGAGAACTCACTGAAATGTAGTATTGATTCCATCTCTGGAACTGATCATCTCCATATCGTTCAAAACTCTTCTGTTGTTCCGATGGCCGCAACTGCAGCTATGGATTCGCCTCCAAAGATTTCGAAGAAGGTCTGCCTTTTCTACTGCACCGAAATGAAGGAACTTGCTGAAAGAGTCGCTGCTGAATCAGATGCAATTGAACTTCGTAGTGTCACATGGAG GACATTTGAAGATGGATTCCCCAACTTATTCATTTCTAATGCTCATGGAATACGTGGCCAGCATGTAGCCTTTTTGGCATCATTTAGTTCCCCTGGAGTAATTTTTGAGCAGCTTTCAGTAATATATGCACTGCCGAAGATGTTTATCTCATCATTTACACTAGTCCTCCCGTTTTTCCCCACGGGAACTTTTGAGCGtatggaagaagaaggagatgttGCAACAGCATTCACTCTTGCTAGGATCTTATCAAATATACCAATTTCAAGGGGTGGCCCAACTAGCTTGGTGATTTTTGATATCCATGCCTTGCAG GAAAGGTTCTACTTTGGTGATAACATCTTACCATGCTTTGAGAGTGGCGTGCCTTTGCTTAAGAATAGGCTTCAACAGCTTCCTGATTCTGACAAT ATATCTGTTGCTTTTCCTGATGATGGTGCATGGAAGCGATTCCATAAGCAGCTGCAGCATTTCCCTACG ATTGTTTGCACCAAAGTTCGGGATGGCAACCAAAGAATTGTGTGCCTCAAAGAAGGAGATCCCAAAGGCCGTCATGTTGTGATCATTGATGATCTAGTACAATCTGGTGGTACTCTGATTGAATGTCAG AAAATGCTGGCTGCACATGGAGCAGCCAAAATCAGTGCCTATGTGACCCATGGGATTTTCCCTAAGAAGTCCTGGGAAAGGTTTCAACGTGATAGTGGAG GTTCCCCGGAGAATGGGATGTCCTATTTCTGGATTACTGACTCCTGCCCACTGACAGTGAAGGAGGTAAAGAGCAGACCCCCATTTGAAGTTCTTAGCCTTTCTGCTCCCATAGCAGCCTCCCTTCAGATACGGTAA
- the LOC122076460 gene encoding denticleless protein homolog, translating into MESYNPSSLFRDLQARELNGCRVRKRPYIDCLSSDSSDFVAGVVSIEHNGAVNPPLAVSFCKSSRNSHFLAVSDEDGYVSFYDTRRKLPSFTSCRENAAGARICDWVAHSNAIFDICWVKDDSLLLTASGDQSVKLWDAERRECLNVLMGHTGSVKSLCSHPSSPHLIASGSRDGSFALWDLRCKASSKNKHGKPFLTPIAVVEGAHASAQLKRVRKRKAASTSITSVLYLKDQISIASAGAVGSVVKFWDTRNLKTLITETRPHPEHATKKEGIFHGISSLSQDANGVFLSASCMDNRIYLYNVLQLDKGLVRTFHGSRIESFYVKSAISPDAVHILGGSTDGNAYIWQVNKPQAGPITLNGHDGEVTAVDWCQSEVGKIATSSDDFTVRIWNFQKCGGSSSRSPSSIRRRVTAIPNMEGRKLFMDEDPTDITKAACSSGTSEEAFIKDSSPERIKMPEIRTPESIKKLSFGSSLKEGSEMEKTPEAALRSPSSVLNPPSSLKRRTIRDYFVAAS; encoded by the exons ATGGAGAGCTATAATCCTTCATCTTTGTTCCGAGATCTCCAAGCGAGAGAGCTCAATGGATGCAGAG TTCGGAAACGACCATACATCGATTGTCTGTCGTCAGATTCCAGCGACTTCGTTGCAGGAGTAGTTTCCATCGAGCACAACGGAGCTGTAAATCCCCCTTTGGCCGTTTCGTTCTGTAAG TCCAGTAGAAATTCTCATTTTCTTGCTGTCTCCGATGAGGATGGATATGTTAGCTTTTACGATACTCGTAGAAAGCTTCCTTCGTTTACCTCTTGCCGAGAGAATGCag CTGGAGCCAGGATCTGTGATTGGGTAGCTCACAGCAATGCAATCTTCGATATATGTTGGGTCAAG GATGATAGCCTCCTCCTGACAGCTTCAGGCGATCAATCT GTAAAGCTATGGGATGCAGAAAGAAGGGAGTGCCTTAATGTCCTAATGGGGCATACTGGAAGTGTGAAGTCACTGTGTTCTCACCCATCTAGTCCTC ACCTTATTGCGTCTGGTTCACGAGATGGATCTTTTGCTCTTTGGGACTTGAGATGTAAGGCTAGCTCCAAAAATAAGCACGGGAAACCCTTCTTAAC CCCAATTGCAGTTGTTGAAGGGGCCCATGCTTCTGCTCAACTGAAACGGGTCAGGAAACGCAAG GCGGCTTCCACGAGCATTACATCTGTTCTCTATCTCAAAGATCAGATTTCCATTGCTAGTGCTGGAGCAGTTGGCAG CGTGGTGAAATTCTGGGATACCCGAAACCTTAAAACTCTGATTACCGAGACCCGTCCTCATCCTGAACATGCAACTAAAAAG GAAGGAATCTTTCATGGGATATCATCCCTGTCCCAAGATGCAAATGGTGTGTTCTTGTCAGCATCTTGCATGGATAACAG AATTTACCTCTACAATGTTCTTCAGCTTGACAAAGGTCTGGTGAGAACTTTCCATGGGAGCCGAATTGAGTCATTTTATGTCAAG TCAGCAATTAGCCCAGACGCAGTTCACATACTTGGTGGCTCTACTGATGGAAATGCTTACATATGGCAG GTGAACAAGCCTCAAGCAGGTCCCATAACATTGAATGGCCATGATGGAGAAGTCACGGCTGTTGATTG GTGCCAATCTGAGGTTGGGAAGATAGCAACTTCTTCAGATGATTTCACG GTTCGCATCTGGAACTTCCAGAAGTGTGGTGGCTCAAGTTCAAGATCCCCATCATCCATTCGAAGGAGAGTAACTGCAATCCCTAACATGGAAGGTAGAAAACTGTTCATGGATGAAGATCCAACAGATATAACAAAAGCTGCCTGTAGCTCTGGTACTTCAGAGGAAGCCTTTATTAAAGACTCATCACCTGAACGTATTAAAATGCCTGAAATCCGTACACCTGAATCCATCAAAAAGCTTTCATTTGGTTCATCGTTGAAGGAAGGATCAGAGATGGAGAAAACTCCAGAAGCTGCATTGAGGAGTCCATCTTCTGTACTGAATCCACCTTCCTCCTTGAAGAGAAGAACCATCCGTGATTACTTTGTGGCAGCATCATGA